A single genomic interval of Salinarchaeum sp. IM2453 harbors:
- the eno gene encoding phosphopyruvate hydratase, which yields MVVIGDIRLRRVLDSRGNPTVEADVLTESGGFGRAAAPSGASVGEHEAVELPPREAIAAAREQVIPRLLGEVHVGDQRSVDQMLHAADGTNNFSDIGANAAVAISMATAKAAADTIGIPLYQHLGGAFRGDNFPIPLGNVLGGGEHAADATDIQEFLSAPVGAPSVSDAVFANAAVHARVAELLEERGVACGKGDEGAWAPSIDDAEALEISAQAIDDVASEVGFDIQLGLDVAGSELYDADTESYQYSDEDRSRSEQIDYISTLVEEYDLVYVEDPLDENDFDGFAELTDRVGDRTLICGDDLFVTNTDRLQQGIDMGAANSILIKPNQIGTLTDAVDAVEQAHRNEYTSVISHRSGETEDTTIAHLAVATDAEFIKTGAVAGERTAKLNELIRIEDDAI from the coding sequence ATGGTCGTAATCGGGGATATTCGACTTCGACGTGTGCTTGACTCTCGCGGTAATCCAACCGTTGAGGCTGATGTCCTGACTGAATCTGGTGGCTTTGGTCGAGCTGCCGCACCATCAGGTGCCTCAGTGGGTGAGCATGAAGCAGTTGAACTTCCTCCCCGTGAAGCGATTGCCGCTGCTCGTGAGCAGGTCATCCCTCGCTTACTTGGAGAGGTACACGTCGGAGATCAGCGCTCGGTCGATCAGATGCTACACGCTGCCGACGGGACAAATAACTTCTCAGACATTGGCGCTAACGCCGCTGTTGCGATTTCAATGGCAACGGCTAAGGCAGCAGCCGATACAATTGGAATTCCACTGTATCAACACCTTGGTGGAGCTTTCCGCGGTGACAACTTCCCGATTCCACTTGGGAATGTACTTGGCGGTGGTGAGCACGCTGCTGATGCAACTGACATTCAGGAATTCCTTTCTGCTCCTGTTGGTGCGCCAAGTGTCTCGGATGCTGTCTTCGCTAATGCTGCGGTCCACGCCAGAGTCGCTGAACTGCTCGAGGAACGCGGCGTAGCCTGTGGCAAAGGCGATGAAGGCGCTTGGGCTCCATCCATTGATGATGCTGAAGCGCTTGAAATCTCAGCTCAGGCGATTGATGATGTTGCTTCTGAGGTTGGCTTCGATATTCAGCTTGGACTCGATGTTGCCGGATCTGAGCTCTATGACGCCGACACAGAGTCATATCAATATAGCGATGAGGACCGCAGTCGATCCGAGCAGATCGACTACATCTCAACGTTAGTTGAAGAATACGATCTCGTGTACGTAGAGGATCCGCTTGATGAGAATGACTTTGATGGGTTTGCTGAACTTACTGATCGAGTTGGCGACCGGACACTTATTTGCGGTGACGATCTCTTCGTCACGAACACTGACCGATTGCAGCAGGGAATTGACATGGGGGCGGCCAACAGTATCCTAATCAAGCCAAACCAGATTGGCACACTTACGGATGCAGTTGATGCTGTTGAACAAGCCCACCGAAATGAATACACGTCGGTTATCTCTCATCGATCTGGAGAAACGGAGGATACGACGATTGCACACCTCGCTGTTGCAACAGATGCTGAGTTCATCAAAACTGGCGCTGTTGCTGGCGAGCGAACTGCCAAGCTAAATGAGCTAATCCGTATCGAGGACGATGCAATATGA
- a CDS encoding DNA-directed RNA polymerase subunit K, whose product MMNERHTRYERSRILGARSLQVSHGAPVLIDTDQTEPILIAAEEYDAGVLPFTVDRGGD is encoded by the coding sequence ATGATGAACGAACGACACACTCGGTACGAACGGTCACGCATTCTGGGCGCACGGTCACTGCAGGTGTCCCATGGAGCGCCGGTACTGATTGATACTGATCAGACTGAACCGATCCTTATTGCTGCCGAGGAATACGATGCTGGTGTCCTTCCGTTTACTGTTGATCGAGGTGGAGATTAA
- a CDS encoding ATP-dependent DNA helicase, with the protein MADIDDFTRFFPYEDPFENQAEAMDRIYNALVRGQDVLFEGACGTGKTLASLAPSLSFARENDKTVIITTNVNQQARQFRREAAAISQQEPIQAVVFRGKGSMCHIDVDYEECQVLRDNTYELVDAEQSKHELQQQHEHLQSQTQQTNSQADKAQSAVLEELNELNEQIEELENRATCDYYYQNLREHNDEFYQWLFDGVRSPEEIYQYAEEADICGYELLKDGLENVDLVVCNYHHLLDSTIREQFFRWLDVDPNDVIVIFDEAHNIADTARDHARVTLSERTLERAIDELDTVDDSRVESARNIFSAFLEALRSTYDQRLGFGERGTIGDAWKDITITNEDKRDDLTLAFFNEYTGSGIQSDLSEALELGEQLDQTYETAYREGDANTRQECPTLNGAQFVQQWMNTTTDTGKYPVLSLRRDAGSEEIYGRAEIYTCIPSDVTGDLFSETYSTVLMSATLQPFDVTEDVLGLDSPVAMVYELPFPRDNRETFAVSTPPLFSNQRDDDSVQNAIYSALSDAITFIPGNILVFFPNYTEANRYYEMLSGDTDASLYLDEPGMNATTIRDEFTDASNGVLFTSLWGTLTEGVSFDGDDAVAVIVVGVPYPHLDDRAQAVQDAYDSTFADRAVDNPGWRYAVEIPTIRKTRQALGRVIRSPSDIGTRILLDNRYTSDGVYELGDYSVHETLPKHLCDELIDVDPDKLRYALLNFYQGHNAYDGNPPRP; encoded by the coding sequence GTGGCTGATATCGACGACTTTACCCGGTTTTTTCCATATGAAGACCCCTTCGAGAATCAAGCAGAGGCGATGGACCGGATTTACAATGCACTGGTCCGGGGCCAAGATGTGTTATTTGAAGGCGCATGTGGAACTGGAAAGACGTTGGCTTCACTTGCTCCATCACTTAGCTTTGCACGCGAGAATGACAAAACAGTAATCATTACTACAAACGTCAACCAGCAAGCACGGCAGTTCCGAAGAGAGGCAGCGGCTATCTCGCAGCAGGAACCAATACAGGCTGTTGTGTTCCGAGGTAAAGGATCGATGTGTCATATCGATGTTGATTACGAAGAGTGCCAGGTTCTTCGGGATAATACATACGAGCTCGTTGATGCTGAACAGTCTAAACATGAGTTACAGCAGCAACATGAACATCTACAGTCTCAGACGCAACAGACCAATAGTCAGGCAGACAAAGCACAGTCTGCTGTTCTTGAAGAGCTAAACGAACTTAACGAGCAAATTGAGGAACTCGAAAACAGAGCGACATGTGACTACTACTATCAGAATCTCCGAGAGCATAATGATGAATTTTACCAGTGGCTATTCGATGGCGTTCGCTCCCCAGAAGAAATCTATCAATACGCCGAAGAGGCTGATATCTGTGGCTATGAACTGCTTAAAGACGGGCTTGAGAATGTTGATCTAGTTGTCTGTAATTATCATCATCTGCTTGACTCCACAATTCGAGAGCAGTTTTTCCGCTGGCTTGATGTCGATCCGAATGATGTCATTGTAATTTTTGATGAGGCACACAACATTGCTGACACTGCTCGTGATCACGCCCGGGTCACACTCTCAGAACGCACTCTTGAACGTGCAATTGATGAACTCGATACTGTTGATGACTCGCGGGTGGAGTCAGCAAGAAATATCTTCTCAGCTTTTCTTGAGGCTCTTCGATCCACGTATGATCAGCGTCTTGGATTTGGCGAGCGGGGAACAATTGGAGACGCATGGAAGGATATCACGATTACCAACGAAGACAAACGTGATGACTTGACCCTTGCATTCTTTAACGAGTACACTGGCTCTGGTATTCAATCCGATCTCAGTGAGGCTTTAGAACTCGGAGAACAGTTAGACCAGACATATGAAACCGCTTACCGAGAAGGTGATGCAAACACTCGACAGGAGTGTCCAACGTTAAACGGCGCACAATTTGTCCAGCAATGGATGAACACGACAACGGATACTGGGAAATATCCAGTGTTATCACTTCGTCGAGATGCAGGGAGTGAAGAAATTTATGGTCGCGCTGAGATCTATACGTGCATCCCAAGTGATGTTACTGGGGATCTCTTCTCCGAAACGTATTCAACGGTGCTTATGAGTGCAACACTCCAGCCGTTTGATGTCACGGAAGATGTTCTGGGGCTTGATTCTCCAGTTGCGATGGTATATGAGCTACCGTTTCCAAGAGATAATCGTGAAACCTTTGCCGTCAGTACTCCGCCGTTGTTTTCGAACCAACGCGACGATGACTCTGTTCAAAATGCAATTTACAGTGCGCTTTCAGATGCAATAACATTCATTCCTGGGAATATCTTGGTCTTTTTCCCTAACTATACCGAGGCTAATCGATACTATGAGATGCTATCTGGGGACACAGATGCATCGCTGTATCTTGATGAACCCGGAATGAATGCAACGACGATTCGTGATGAGTTTACAGATGCCTCTAACGGTGTGCTGTTCACATCCTTGTGGGGTACACTAACAGAAGGCGTTAGCTTTGATGGTGACGACGCTGTTGCTGTCATCGTTGTTGGTGTTCCATATCCTCACCTCGATGACCGGGCACAGGCAGTACAGGATGCGTATGATAGCACATTTGCTGACCGGGCTGTAGATAACCCCGGATGGCGATATGCTGTTGAGATTCCAACAATTCGAAAAACACGACAGGCACTTGGTCGCGTTATTCGCTCACCATCTGATATTGGAACACGCATTCTCTTAGATAATCGCTATACATCAGACGGTGTGTACGAACTCGGAGATTACAGCGTCCATGAGACGCTGCCGAAACACCTCTGTGACGAACTGATCGATGTTGATCCTGACAAACTCAGATACGCCTTGCTGAACTTCTATCAGGGACACAACGCCTACGATGGGAATCCACCTCGCCCATAG
- a CDS encoding polyprenyl synthetase family protein — MTDIEAQEPDVIAEIKHRRELVNEAIPEYLPIKPPENLYEASRYLLEAGGKRLRPTMLLLVAEALAEQPDTLDYQSVDPLQQTDVASTVGTTQSDSIVDAAISRSTDSPPNIDVMAAAVSVEIIQSFTLIHDDIMDDDDLRRGVPAVHREYDLETAILAGDTLYAKAFELMLETGATSERMARALDVLARTCTEICEGQALDVAFERSSDVSVEDYMKMVRQKTAVLYGASACIPAVLLGADDDTVESLYHYGLKVGQGFQIQDDLLDLTVPSDVLGKQRGSDLIENKRTIVTLHAEQQGVDVDDLVESNSVAAVTEEEIDDALETLRSTGSISFAREQAQELIAEGQRHLEVLPENESRAALNDIADYLINRGY, encoded by the coding sequence ATGACCGATATCGAGGCTCAGGAACCGGACGTCATTGCTGAGATTAAGCATCGACGGGAGCTCGTCAACGAGGCTATCCCGGAGTACCTGCCGATCAAACCTCCGGAAAATCTGTATGAGGCTTCCCGTTACTTGCTTGAAGCTGGGGGCAAGCGACTTCGCCCAACGATGTTGTTGCTTGTAGCTGAGGCATTAGCTGAGCAGCCAGATACACTTGATTACCAATCTGTTGATCCTCTTCAACAGACTGACGTAGCATCAACTGTCGGTACCACTCAATCTGATTCCATCGTTGATGCAGCTATCAGTCGGTCTACTGATAGTCCTCCAAACATCGATGTTATGGCGGCTGCTGTCTCTGTAGAAATCATTCAATCGTTTACACTCATCCACGATGATATTATGGATGACGATGACCTTCGAAGAGGCGTCCCAGCGGTTCACCGAGAATACGACCTTGAAACTGCAATTCTAGCAGGAGACACGCTCTACGCAAAAGCCTTTGAGCTCATGCTTGAGACTGGTGCTACTTCAGAGCGCATGGCACGGGCATTAGATGTCCTTGCTCGAACCTGTACTGAGATTTGTGAGGGTCAAGCTCTTGATGTCGCCTTCGAACGTAGCTCAGATGTCTCTGTTGAGGACTACATGAAAATGGTTCGGCAAAAGACAGCTGTGCTATATGGTGCATCTGCCTGTATCCCAGCTGTTCTTCTTGGTGCCGATGATGACACCGTTGAGTCGCTCTATCATTATGGACTTAAAGTTGGGCAAGGGTTCCAGATTCAGGACGACCTTCTTGACCTAACCGTCCCAAGTGATGTTCTTGGTAAACAACGTGGCTCTGATCTCATCGAAAATAAACGCACCATTGTCACGCTTCATGCTGAACAACAAGGTGTCGATGTCGACGATCTTGTTGAATCGAACTCTGTTGCAGCTGTTACAGAGGAAGAAATCGATGACGCACTCGAAACACTGCGAAGCACTGGTAGCATCTCCTTTGCCAGAGAGCAGGCGCAGGAGCTGATTGCTGAAGGACAGCGACACCTCGAGGTGCTGCCAGAGAATGAATCCAGGGCGGCATTGAACGACATTGCAGACTATCTAATTAACCGCGGATACTGA
- a CDS encoding ribonuclease J, with amino-acid sequence MEIEIATIGGYEEVGRQMTAVRAGDDVVIFDMGLNLSQVLIHDNVETERMHSLDLIDMGAIPDDRVMSDIEGDVKAIVPTHGHLDHIGAISKLAHRYDAPIIATPFTIELVKQQIEGEQKFGVENDLVKMDAGDSMVIGDEGVELEFVNVTHSIIDAINPVLHTPEGAIVYGLDKRLDHTPVIGDPIDMKRFREIGREGVLCYIEDCTNAGKKGRTPSESVARRHLKDVMYSIEDYDGGVVATTFSSHIARVTSLVEFAKDIGRQPVLLGRSMEKYSGTAERLDFVDFPDDLGMFGHRKSVDRTFKRIMNEGKEDFLPIVTGHQGEPRAMLTRMARGETPYQLDNGDKVIFSARVIPEPTNEGQRYQAEKLLGMQGARIYDDIHVSGHLNQEGHYQMIDALQPQNIIPAHQDMGGMAPYVDLAEDEGYRAGRDLHVTRNGNTIQLV; translated from the coding sequence ATGGAAATCGAAATTGCTACAATTGGCGGTTATGAAGAAGTTGGTCGGCAGATGACGGCGGTGCGGGCTGGTGACGATGTTGTCATCTTTGACATGGGACTGAACTTGTCCCAGGTCCTGATCCACGACAACGTCGAAACCGAGCGGATGCATAGTCTTGACTTAATTGACATGGGAGCAATCCCTGATGACCGAGTTATGTCGGATATTGAAGGCGATGTCAAGGCAATCGTTCCGACACACGGACACCTTGACCACATCGGTGCGATCTCAAAACTTGCACACCGATATGACGCACCAATCATTGCAACGCCGTTCACTATCGAGCTTGTAAAACAGCAAATCGAAGGTGAACAGAAGTTCGGCGTTGAGAATGATCTGGTGAAAATGGATGCGGGCGACTCGATGGTTATTGGTGATGAAGGCGTCGAACTTGAATTTGTCAACGTTACTCACTCAATCATCGACGCGATCAACCCAGTGCTTCATACACCTGAAGGGGCAATCGTCTATGGGCTTGACAAACGACTTGACCACACGCCAGTGATCGGCGATCCAATCGATATGAAGCGATTCCGCGAGATTGGACGTGAAGGCGTTCTCTGTTACATTGAAGATTGTACCAACGCTGGCAAAAAGGGCCGTACTCCAAGTGAGTCAGTTGCTCGACGCCATCTCAAAGACGTGATGTACAGCATTGAGGATTATGACGGTGGTGTTGTCGCGACGACATTCTCAAGCCATATTGCCCGTGTCACTTCACTTGTCGAGTTTGCTAAGGATATTGGTCGTCAGCCAGTTCTCCTCGGCCGATCCATGGAAAAGTACTCTGGAACTGCGGAGCGACTAGACTTCGTTGACTTCCCAGACGATCTTGGCATGTTTGGACATCGGAAGTCTGTGGACCGTACATTCAAGCGGATCATGAATGAGGGCAAAGAAGACTTCCTCCCAATTGTGACCGGCCATCAGGGTGAGCCTCGAGCGATGCTCACGCGTATGGCCCGAGGAGAAACACCATATCAGCTTGATAATGGTGACAAGGTCATCTTCTCTGCCCGTGTGATTCCTGAGCCAACAAATGAGGGACAGCGATATCAGGCTGAAAAGCTCCTTGGTATGCAGGGTGCTCGTATCTATGACGATATTCACGTCTCCGGACACCTTAACCAAGAGGGCCACTATCAGATGATCGACGCCCTTCAGCCACAGAATATTATCCCAGCACACCAAGACATGGGAGGTATGGCTCCATATGTTGATCTGGCAGAGGATGAGGGGTACCGAGCCGGTCGCGACCTTCATGTGACCCGAAACGGAAATACTATTCAACTAGTTTGA
- the mvk gene encoding mevalonate kinase produces the protein MTTSSAPGKIYLFGEHAVVYGEPAVPCAIEQRARVTVEQRSDTALRVSADDLTLDGFTVEYDGAATGVPDVDVPQALVEAAMSYVQDAINQALDAADVEDAGFEISIESDIPLGAGLGSSAAVVVATIDAATRELGTVLSAEEIADRAYHVENTVQNGEASRADTFCSAMGGAVRVEGDSCGCINAPSDLPIVIGYDGGSGDTGKLVAGVRDLRNEYTFASDTISTIGDLVRRGETALAEGDTERIGELMNINHGLLSALGVSSRSLANMVWAARDAGAHGAKLTGAGGGGCIVALDPTDETETALQYTPGCERAFRAELTETGVTQV, from the coding sequence ATGACCACTTCTAGTGCACCCGGGAAAATATACCTCTTTGGAGAACACGCTGTAGTATATGGCGAACCAGCTGTGCCCTGTGCAATTGAGCAACGAGCTAGGGTAACTGTTGAACAACGTTCAGATACCGCTCTCCGTGTCTCTGCTGATGATCTCACGCTTGACGGGTTCACCGTCGAGTATGATGGTGCCGCAACTGGTGTTCCAGATGTTGATGTTCCGCAAGCACTGGTCGAAGCTGCAATGAGTTATGTGCAGGATGCAATTAATCAGGCGCTTGACGCAGCAGATGTTGAAGATGCTGGATTCGAAATCTCAATTGAAAGCGATATTCCACTTGGCGCTGGCCTTGGCTCCTCTGCCGCCGTTGTCGTTGCTACGATTGATGCTGCCACCCGTGAATTAGGAACTGTTCTTTCTGCAGAAGAGATTGCGGATCGTGCATATCACGTCGAGAATACCGTGCAAAATGGTGAAGCTTCTCGGGCTGATACGTTCTGTTCTGCTATGGGAGGTGCCGTTCGTGTCGAAGGTGACTCCTGTGGCTGCATTAACGCTCCATCAGACCTCCCAATCGTGATCGGCTACGATGGCGGTAGTGGCGATACCGGGAAACTCGTTGCCGGAGTCCGTGATCTTCGCAATGAATACACCTTCGCGTCAGACACAATCTCTACAATTGGCGATCTTGTGCGCCGCGGTGAAACTGCACTGGCCGAGGGCGATACTGAACGAATTGGCGAACTGATGAATATTAACCACGGGTTACTCTCTGCTCTGGGTGTTTCCTCACGCTCGCTGGCTAACATGGTTTGGGCGGCCCGTGATGCTGGTGCGCACGGTGCGAAACTTACTGGTGCTGGTGGCGGTGGCTGTATCGTTGCCTTGGATCCAACCGACGAAACAGAAACTGCACTGCAATATACGCCAGGATGTGAACGCGCATTTCGCGCTGAGCTCACAGAAACCGGGGTGACCCAAGTATGA
- a CDS encoding isopentenyl phosphate kinase: protein MSDQILLKLGGSVITEKDRTETLDGPTLRSVTEAIGTHYSSSDDLIIVHGGGSFGHHHADNHGVTTTSGSSDYRAAMDIHGAMKTLNTFVLDRLHDQSIPAVPVHPFSVASRSADGSLDYPVTHIQRLLDEGFVPVTHGDVVAHENQGVTILSGDEIIAHFGRALEPDRIGLCSTVPGVLDEEDVVIDQITAYESVSSVLGDSSATDVSGGMAAKVKELLSLGHESYIFDPSSIDQFFSAGHPGTRIVSENFK from the coding sequence ATGAGCGATCAAATACTGCTTAAGCTCGGTGGAAGCGTCATCACGGAGAAAGATCGCACGGAAACACTTGACGGCCCAACGCTTCGATCAGTTACCGAAGCAATAGGGACACATTATTCTTCTTCAGACGATCTCATCATTGTCCACGGTGGAGGTAGCTTCGGCCACCATCACGCTGATAACCATGGTGTTACAACAACGAGCGGGTCGTCGGACTATCGTGCCGCTATGGATATACACGGCGCTATGAAGACGCTCAACACATTTGTTCTAGACCGACTTCATGACCAGTCGATTCCCGCTGTCCCTGTCCATCCGTTCTCTGTTGCTTCTCGATCTGCAGACGGATCACTTGACTATCCGGTGACACACATCCAGAGATTACTCGATGAGGGCTTTGTCCCAGTGACTCATGGCGATGTGGTCGCACATGAAAATCAAGGAGTTACCATACTCAGCGGCGATGAAATCATCGCTCATTTTGGACGTGCGCTTGAACCAGATCGAATCGGACTCTGCTCAACTGTCCCCGGTGTGCTTGATGAGGAGGATGTCGTAATCGATCAAATCACAGCGTATGAATCAGTAAGCTCTGTCCTCGGTGACAGCAGTGCCACTGATGTAAGCGGCGGCATGGCAGCGAAGGTCAAAGAGTTGCTCTCTCTTGGCCATGAATCATATATCTTCGACCCTTCATCAATTGACCAGTTTTTTTCTGCTGGACATCCCGGTACAAGAATTGTTTCAGAAAACTTCAAATAG
- a CDS encoding 2'-5' RNA ligase family protein — translation MYSINVAVPGQVRQLANKLYPELTSFASIRSDHSVLVKRLGEPDVYPHLAQQTREALAGTTPITVTVTGIDYFADPPRGPGPVVYLTLDSPGLDNLHRDLVEEMGAMPELEGQNYTMHITLARDGSIEDAQRLAEKQVEEITWTVNELLLWNAKEAKAAERISLPVG, via the coding sequence GTGTATAGTATTAATGTTGCTGTTCCGGGACAAGTTCGACAGTTGGCAAACAAATTATATCCAGAACTAACGTCATTCGCGTCAATTCGGAGTGATCATTCAGTTCTTGTTAAGCGACTTGGTGAGCCAGATGTCTACCCACATTTAGCACAGCAAACAAGAGAAGCACTGGCTGGAACAACTCCAATAACTGTGACGGTAACTGGGATCGATTATTTTGCTGACCCTCCTCGTGGTCCAGGCCCGGTCGTGTATCTTACACTTGACAGCCCCGGGCTTGATAATTTGCATAGAGATTTAGTTGAGGAGATGGGCGCGATGCCAGAGCTGGAAGGACAGAACTATACGATGCATATCACACTGGCAAGAGATGGGAGCATTGAAGATGCCCAACGTCTGGCTGAAAAGCAAGTAGAGGAGATCACATGGACGGTTAATGAGTTACTTCTCTGGAATGCAAAGGAAGCAAAAGCTGCTGAACGAATATCACTGCCAGTAGGATAG
- a CDS encoding class I SAM-dependent methyltransferase yields the protein MNRSKDETRDVYNTIADHFSETRANPWPEVMDFIDGIDAVQTGIDIGCGNGRHLNPLANKVQVPIGIDVSEQLLKIAQKRVDEATLLVGDATRLPLAAGSVDAAIYVATIHHLPTAADRLQSLNEIARILQSDGTALVSAWSTEHSRFDKTESFDTTLEWTLPDGEIKTRFFHIYSPADFKRTIEESALELKEMEVSSGNCYATVGTTE from the coding sequence ATGAATCGATCAAAAGATGAGACACGAGATGTCTACAACACAATTGCTGACCATTTCTCAGAGACGCGTGCGAATCCATGGCCTGAGGTGATGGACTTTATCGATGGGATAGATGCGGTACAAACAGGGATTGATATTGGATGTGGAAACGGTCGACATTTGAATCCACTGGCAAATAAAGTCCAAGTCCCGATTGGGATTGATGTAAGTGAGCAACTGCTTAAAATTGCACAGAAGCGAGTAGACGAAGCAACGCTTCTGGTTGGTGACGCCACAAGGCTACCACTGGCTGCTGGGTCCGTTGATGCCGCAATATACGTAGCAACAATCCATCATCTACCGACAGCAGCGGATCGACTTCAAAGTCTCAACGAAATTGCGCGGATACTCCAGTCAGATGGGACTGCGCTCGTTAGTGCATGGAGCACGGAGCATAGTCGGTTTGATAAAACGGAGAGTTTCGATACGACGCTTGAGTGGACCTTACCTGATGGTGAAATAAAGACCCGATTCTTCCACATTTACTCTCCCGCTGATTTCAAACGCACAATAGAAGAGAGTGCACTGGAGCTAAAAGAAATGGAAGTCTCAAGCGGTAATTGCTATGCCACAGTGGGAACGACGGAATGA
- the rpsB gene encoding 30S ribosomal protein S2, which produces MSENESEQEGLDAAEADADVEAVEETEAEAAAEAEAQDASEQEASDDEPQLDDDVLGDEEADLLIPVEEYLGAGVHIGTQQKTNDMERYIHRVRTDGLYVLDISQTDKRIRTAADLLSNYDPGQILVTSSRQYGRFPAEKFAEAVGARARTGRFIPGTLTNPQYEEYIEPDILVVTDPIGDSQAVKEAVTVGIPVIAMCDSNNTTSNVDLVVPTNNKGRKALAVVYWLLANETLDRRGADPNRSLEEFEGGI; this is translated from the coding sequence ATGAGTGAAAACGAATCCGAACAAGAGGGTCTTGACGCTGCTGAAGCAGACGCCGATGTCGAAGCCGTTGAAGAAACTGAAGCCGAAGCAGCAGCAGAAGCCGAAGCACAGGACGCGTCGGAGCAAGAAGCATCCGACGACGAACCACAATTAGACGACGATGTCCTTGGCGATGAGGAAGCCGATCTTCTCATTCCAGTCGAGGAATATCTTGGTGCTGGTGTCCATATTGGTACCCAGCAGAAGACAAACGACATGGAGCGGTACATCCATCGGGTACGAACTGACGGTCTGTACGTACTCGATATCTCCCAGACAGACAAGCGCATTCGTACTGCCGCTGATCTGCTGTCAAACTACGATCCAGGACAGATCTTGGTCACTTCTTCCCGACAGTACGGGCGTTTCCCAGCTGAGAAGTTCGCTGAAGCAGTTGGTGCCCGTGCCCGGACAGGCCGGTTTATTCCTGGGACACTAACGAACCCACAGTATGAGGAATACATTGAGCCGGATATCCTTGTAGTTACTGACCCAATTGGTGACTCACAGGCAGTCAAGGAGGCTGTCACCGTTGGTATTCCGGTTATTGCAATGTGTGACTCCAATAATACGACCAGCAACGTCGATCTTGTTGTTCCAACAAACAACAAGGGTCGAAAAGCACTGGCGGTTGTTTACTGGCTACTTGCAAACGAAACCCTCGACCGACGCGGTGCCGATCCGAACCGATCTCTCGAGGAGTTCGAAGGCGGTATATAA